One region of Mucilaginibacter sp. 14171R-50 genomic DNA includes:
- the gltX gene encoding glutamate--tRNA ligase, whose product MSDKKVRVRFAPSPTGGLHLGGVRTVLFNYLFAKKHKGDFVLRIEDTDQTRYVEGAEQYILDCLEWCGITPDESPVVGGPYAPYRQSERKPIYREYAERLVAQGHAYYAFDTPEELNEKRREIPNFQYGHAHRYELRNSLNLPLQETEKLLHEGTPHVIRIKMPENETVSFNDMIRGHVSFDTNQVDDKVLLKADGMPTYHLAVVVDDYLMKISHAFRGEEWLPSAPVHLLLWEYLGWRADMPQWAHLPLILKPDGHGKLSKRDGARLGFPVYAMNWLDTKTGELTPGFRELGFLPGAFLNLLAMLGWNDGTDQEIFTLDELIEKFSIGRVSKAGAKFDFEKAKWYNAEWIKRADAESLKLKVWEVLQANGVVVKDEAYLLKVIDTVKDRCVLLPDFYQQAAYFFQQPAGYDLNAVKPKWTDAKTSFFNAFVAILSSAETFDAVELETRFKALAEANGLKPGDVMLPLRVMLVGGKFGPHVFDIAKLLGESETIIRIEKALEAFNG is encoded by the coding sequence ATGTCAGATAAAAAAGTAAGAGTCCGTTTTGCGCCAAGCCCTACAGGTGGCCTGCACCTGGGAGGTGTGCGTACCGTTTTGTTTAATTACCTGTTTGCCAAAAAGCATAAAGGTGATTTTGTTTTACGAATAGAAGATACCGACCAAACCCGCTATGTAGAGGGCGCAGAGCAATACATTTTAGATTGCCTTGAATGGTGTGGTATTACACCAGACGAAAGCCCTGTGGTTGGTGGCCCTTACGCCCCGTACCGCCAAAGCGAACGCAAGCCTATTTACCGCGAATATGCCGAAAGGCTTGTGGCCCAGGGCCATGCTTACTATGCTTTTGACACGCCTGAGGAGTTGAACGAAAAGCGGAGGGAAATACCCAACTTTCAATACGGCCACGCACACCGCTATGAATTGCGCAACTCACTGAATTTACCCCTGCAGGAAACCGAGAAGCTATTGCATGAGGGTACGCCCCATGTTATCCGCATAAAAATGCCGGAGAACGAGACCGTTAGCTTTAATGATATGATACGTGGCCATGTTAGTTTCGATACCAACCAGGTTGACGATAAGGTTTTGCTAAAGGCCGACGGGATGCCAACTTATCACCTGGCTGTAGTGGTTGATGATTACCTGATGAAAATATCGCATGCTTTTAGGGGCGAGGAGTGGTTGCCATCCGCGCCGGTGCACCTGCTGCTTTGGGAATACCTTGGCTGGCGAGCCGATATGCCGCAATGGGCGCATTTGCCGCTGATATTAAAACCCGACGGGCATGGCAAACTAAGTAAACGCGATGGCGCACGCCTGGGTTTCCCGGTTTATGCCATGAACTGGCTGGATACCAAAACGGGCGAGTTAACCCCCGGATTCAGGGAGTTAGGATTTTTACCAGGGGCGTTCCTGAACCTGCTTGCTATGCTGGGCTGGAACGATGGCACCGACCAGGAAATATTTACGCTTGATGAACTGATAGAAAAATTCTCCATCGGTCGCGTTAGCAAAGCAGGCGCAAAGTTTGATTTTGAAAAAGCTAAGTGGTATAATGCAGAGTGGATAAAGAGGGCGGATGCCGAAAGCCTGAAGCTGAAAGTGTGGGAGGTGTTACAAGCGAATGGTGTTGTTGTAAAGGATGAGGCCTACCTGCTAAAGGTAATTGATACCGTAAAAGACCGCTGCGTTTTACTCCCTGATTTTTATCAGCAGGCAGCTTACTTTTTTCAGCAGCCTGCCGGGTACGATCTTAATGCTGTAAAACCAAAATGGACAGACGCTAAAACCAGTTTCTTTAATGCTTTTGTTGCTATATTGAGCAGCGCCGAAACGTTTGATGCCGTTGAACTGGAAACCCGGTTTAAAGCCCTTGCCGAAGCAAATGGCCTAAAGCCAGGTGATGTGATGCTGCCTTTACGTGTGATGCTGGTTGGCGGCAAGTTTGGCCCGCATGTGTTTGATATAGCCAAGCTACTTGGCGAAAGCGAAACCATCATCAGGATAGAAAAGGCGTTGGAGGCTTTTAACGGGTGA
- the der gene encoding ribosome biogenesis GTPase Der, whose amino-acid sequence MSNIVAIVGRPNVGKSTLYNRLTESRKAIVDDFSGVTRDRHYGTSEWIDKKFTVIDTGGYVANSEELFEVAIREQVLIAIEEATVILFMVDVTTGITDLDDEIANLLRKSKKPVFVVVNKLDNNANLADATEFYSLGLGEIYTISSMTGSGTGELLDEVVTHFEDVPFEENERPKYAIIGRPNVGKSSIINALIGQERNIVTPIAGTTRDSIHIHYNQYGHDFMLIDTAGMRKKTKVKENIEFYSVMRTIKALEEADVVIIMIDAVEGLEAQDVNLFHLAEKNKKGIVIVVNKWDLIEKNNKTIRVFEDQIRQKIAPFTDVPIVFTSVLEKQRVLKVIDVANQVYANRARKIPTSKLNEVMLPVIEKYPPPSIKGKYVKIKYVTQITGSSPMFAFFCNLPQYVKEPYYRFIENQLREHFEFSGAPIQVWFRQK is encoded by the coding sequence ATGAGTAACATAGTAGCTATAGTAGGCAGGCCAAACGTTGGCAAAAGTACCTTATACAACCGTTTAACCGAAAGCCGTAAAGCTATTGTTGACGATTTTAGCGGCGTAACCCGCGATAGGCATTACGGCACATCCGAGTGGATAGATAAAAAGTTTACGGTTATTGATACGGGCGGTTATGTAGCCAATTCCGAAGAGCTTTTTGAGGTTGCCATTCGCGAACAGGTGCTAATTGCCATTGAAGAGGCCACCGTAATTTTATTTATGGTGGATGTAACCACCGGCATAACCGACCTTGACGACGAAATTGCCAACCTGCTGCGTAAAAGCAAAAAACCGGTATTTGTGGTTGTTAACAAACTGGATAACAACGCCAACCTGGCCGACGCTACCGAGTTTTACAGCCTGGGCTTAGGCGAGATCTACACCATATCGTCAATGACCGGTTCTGGTACGGGCGAATTGCTCGACGAGGTTGTTACCCATTTTGAGGATGTGCCGTTTGAGGAGAACGAGCGTCCTAAATATGCCATTATCGGTCGCCCAAACGTAGGTAAATCATCCATCATCAATGCGCTGATTGGCCAGGAGCGCAATATTGTAACCCCAATTGCGGGCACCACGCGCGATTCCATCCACATCCATTATAACCAGTACGGTCATGATTTTATGCTGATTGATACTGCCGGGATGCGAAAAAAAACCAAGGTAAAAGAGAATATTGAATTTTACTCGGTGATGCGCACCATTAAGGCTTTGGAAGAAGCAGATGTGGTGATCATCATGATCGATGCAGTAGAAGGCCTTGAAGCGCAGGACGTGAACCTCTTTCACCTGGCCGAAAAGAATAAAAAAGGCATTGTGATCGTAGTGAACAAATGGGACCTGATAGAGAAAAATAACAAAACCATAAGGGTGTTTGAAGACCAGATACGCCAAAAAATAGCGCCTTTTACCGACGTGCCTATTGTGTTCACCTCCGTTTTGGAAAAGCAGCGTGTACTAAAGGTAATAGATGTGGCTAACCAGGTTTATGCTAACCGCGCCCGTAAAATACCAACAAGCAAACTTAACGAGGTAATGCTGCCCGTGATAGAAAAATACCCTCCGCCATCAATTAAAGGCAAGTATGTAAAGATCAAATATGTTACGCAGATTACGGGCTCGTCGCCCATGTTCGCTTTCTTTTGCAACCTGCCGCAGTATGTAAAAGAGCCATACTACCGCTTTATAGAGAACCAGTTGCGCGAGCATTTCGAGTTTTCGGGTGCGCCTATACAGGTATGGTTCAGGCAGAAGTAA
- a CDS encoding glycosyltransferase family 87 protein: MSRQLSSKKFLNLTGYQWTCILYIAVAVFCWQLKYFRHIDNNYIIFRTAFYHFKDHVNLYLYYPKEYYDVYIYGPAFTVFIAPLALMPEGWGFFFWEVGNAAMFLWAVNTLPFSNRIKILILLFCAIEFANSSHYMQFNPCIAAIIILSFTMVRRGKEQYATLFTVFGTLMKIYPIVGLAFFMFSKNKVKYIVWSVIWLVILLCLPAIISGPGFLVQTYRDWFTALSSKNLTNQSLTTGFDWCLMGAVRRLFQDSSIPNWPFLLGGAAVFGTALLRLKQYASLKFQLQIMCSLLLMVVIFSTASEHPTFIIATAGAVIYIMMQQKPFTPFNIVMLVLLLVVTGLGPSDAFPKPARIWMQNYATKAYPCIIIWFKIAWELLFKDFTGDKLPDRILQER; this comes from the coding sequence ATGAGCCGGCAATTATCCTCAAAAAAATTCCTTAACCTTACAGGTTATCAGTGGACCTGCATATTATACATTGCCGTGGCCGTTTTCTGCTGGCAGCTGAAGTATTTCAGGCACATCGATAATAATTACATTATCTTCCGTACAGCGTTCTATCATTTTAAAGATCATGTAAACCTGTACCTGTATTACCCCAAAGAGTATTATGATGTGTACATATACGGCCCAGCGTTTACTGTGTTTATAGCCCCGCTGGCCCTTATGCCCGAAGGGTGGGGTTTCTTTTTTTGGGAAGTTGGTAATGCCGCAATGTTTTTATGGGCCGTTAACACACTTCCTTTCAGTAACCGTATTAAAATCCTTATCCTGCTTTTTTGCGCTATAGAGTTTGCAAACTCCAGCCACTACATGCAATTTAACCCCTGTATAGCCGCTATTATTATTTTAAGCTTTACTATGGTGAGGCGCGGAAAGGAACAATATGCTACCCTGTTCACCGTATTTGGCACACTGATGAAAATATACCCGATTGTGGGGCTCGCTTTCTTTATGTTTTCAAAAAACAAGGTAAAATACATTGTATGGTCAGTTATATGGCTGGTTATATTGCTTTGTTTGCCGGCTATAATATCCGGCCCGGGATTTTTAGTGCAAACGTACCGGGACTGGTTCACAGCGTTATCATCAAAAAACCTAACCAATCAAAGCCTCACCACCGGGTTCGACTGGTGCCTGATGGGCGCCGTGCGGCGGCTGTTCCAGGATAGCAGCATTCCCAACTGGCCGTTTTTGCTGGGCGGGGCCGCGGTTTTTGGCACGGCATTATTGAGGTTGAAACAATACGCGTCCCTAAAGTTTCAACTGCAAATTATGTGTTCGTTGCTGTTAATGGTAGTCATATTCAGCACGGCATCAGAGCACCCTACATTTATTATCGCAACTGCCGGGGCTGTTATATACATCATGATGCAGCAAAAACCGTTTACGCCTTTCAATATCGTAATGCTGGTATTGCTGTTAGTGGTAACGGGGCTTGGCCCGTCGGACGCTTTCCCTAAACCCGCCCGTATCTGGATGCAGAATTATGCCACAAAGGCTTATCCATGTATCATCATCTGGTTTAAAATAGCGTGGGAACTGCTGTTTAAGGATTTTACCGGCGATAAATTGCCTGACAGAATACTGCAAGAACGGTAA
- a CDS encoding putative nucleotide-diphospho-sugar transferase: MFHRIKNSIAFRFPVWILKPLLSVFTTVKTTSKPAANFNYVILCGRDSYPFLKQVLSSIQKVFSELPSIYLITDFGTTNQTIKNIRKTYPGDRLTVITAEQCVQYHLKQGNKLLAAYATKSPMGLKLAGIMQIVDLGRPVLYTDTDVLWHNDPLADIRYLTDGDIDLHMSYDKSPAYDRLLIKNQNLAVLTEEPYYCAGIMFIKQITAQHKEMINRLLPSVIANSTHFSEQTIFAYLQKVTGTSGLMPHKYLLTYTDQFEIIPTFLPDVIARHYVGPVRHLFWRDAFARKIGFLKNKQRADREC; this comes from the coding sequence ATGTTTCACAGGATAAAAAATAGCATCGCGTTCAGGTTCCCGGTGTGGATCTTAAAGCCCTTGCTCAGCGTTTTTACAACAGTAAAAACCACATCGAAACCTGCGGCAAACTTTAACTACGTAATATTGTGCGGCCGCGATAGTTATCCTTTTTTGAAACAAGTGCTGTCTTCCATTCAAAAGGTTTTTTCTGAACTTCCATCTATTTATTTAATAACTGATTTTGGTACAACTAATCAAACCATAAAAAATATCAGAAAGACTTACCCCGGCGATAGATTAACTGTTATTACAGCTGAGCAATGTGTGCAATATCATTTAAAGCAGGGAAACAAATTACTTGCTGCTTATGCTACAAAAAGCCCTATGGGGCTAAAGCTTGCCGGTATTATGCAAATAGTTGATTTAGGCAGACCGGTGTTATATACTGATACCGATGTACTATGGCATAACGACCCTTTAGCGGACATTCGATATTTAACAGATGGGGATATTGACCTGCATATGTCTTATGATAAAAGCCCGGCGTATGACAGGCTGTTGATCAAAAACCAAAACTTAGCTGTCTTGACGGAAGAACCATACTATTGCGCGGGCATCATGTTTATAAAACAAATAACCGCTCAACATAAGGAGATGATTAACCGTTTGCTACCATCCGTTATAGCCAATAGCACCCATTTCAGCGAGCAAACCATATTTGCATATCTTCAAAAGGTAACCGGTACTTCCGGTTTAATGCCTCATAAATATCTGTTAACTTACACCGACCAGTTCGAGATTATTCCAACCTTTTTGCCAGATGTTATTGCACGGCACTATGTTGGCCCGGTTCGCCATTTATTCTGGAGAGACGCTTTTGCCAGGAAAATTGGCTTTTTGAAAAATAAGCAACGTGCGGATCGAGAGTGTTAA
- the era gene encoding GTPase Era, with product MAHKAGFVSIIGKPNAGKSTLMNALVGEKMSIITPKAQTTRHRILGIVNTDDYQIVFSDTPGIIKPHYALHESMMHQVDGSIVDADLILLVTDIHEEFNEQDVIKKLEGSTAPLVVLINKIDLSSEEEVKEKVEYWQDKLAPKGIYAISALHDHNIKAVMDFVLDSLPEHPAYYEKDALTDRNDRFFASEMIRAQIFKQYKKEIPYSTEVIVTAFVEGDKLYRISAEIIVERDSQKNIIIGSKGEMLKIVGTYARRDMEDFFQRKIFLEMFVKVIPDWRSKKNYLKKFGYE from the coding sequence ATGGCGCATAAGGCAGGTTTTGTAAGTATAATTGGTAAGCCCAACGCGGGTAAGTCAACCCTTATGAACGCATTGGTGGGCGAAAAAATGTCTATCATTACCCCCAAGGCGCAAACTACCCGCCACCGCATACTGGGGATTGTTAATACCGACGATTACCAGATCGTGTTTTCGGACACCCCGGGCATTATCAAACCGCACTATGCGCTGCACGAAAGCATGATGCACCAGGTGGATGGCTCTATTGTTGACGCCGACCTGATACTGTTGGTTACCGATATACATGAAGAGTTTAACGAGCAGGATGTTATTAAAAAGCTGGAAGGCTCAACAGCTCCGCTGGTTGTGCTTATCAACAAGATAGACCTTTCGAGCGAGGAGGAAGTAAAGGAAAAGGTAGAATACTGGCAGGATAAGCTTGCGCCAAAGGGTATTTACGCCATATCGGCCCTGCATGATCATAACATTAAAGCCGTAATGGATTTTGTGTTGGATAGCCTGCCCGAACATCCTGCTTATTATGAGAAGGACGCGCTGACCGACAGGAATGATCGCTTCTTTGCGTCTGAAATGATACGCGCACAGATTTTTAAGCAATATAAAAAAGAGATACCCTACAGTACCGAGGTAATAGTAACCGCCTTTGTTGAGGGCGATAAGTTATACCGCATCAGTGCGGAAATTATTGTTGAGCGAGATTCGCAAAAAAATATCATTATAGGCAGCAAAGGGGAAATGCTGAAAATTGTGGGCACGTATGCCCGCAGGGATATGGAGGATTTTTTTCAGCGGAAGATATTTCTGGAAATGTTTGTAAAGGTTATCCCCGACTGGCGCAGCAAGAAAAACTACCTGAAAAAATTTGGGTACGAATAA
- the pgl gene encoding 6-phosphogluconolactonase has translation MKLNIFKTDTEVLASLAQYFADCAKEAIEARDRFTVALSGGSSPKKLHQLLASEYRDTIDWDKVYFFFGDERDVPLTDPQSNYLMAKQTLFDPLEIDPSHVFAVQTHLGAEEAAIDYTRNLIHFFDGHNACFDLVILGLGDNSHTASLFPHTPVLTDDSASVQALYIDEVKMNRITFTAPLINNAHHIAFLVYGAGKAAAVKHILEDPKDIQEYPAQLIKGKDLQWFLDQPAAAKLEKK, from the coding sequence ATGAAGCTGAATATATTTAAAACGGATACTGAAGTATTGGCCTCATTAGCGCAGTACTTTGCTGATTGCGCAAAAGAGGCCATTGAGGCCCGCGATCGCTTTACTGTAGCACTGAGCGGCGGCAGTTCGCCCAAAAAACTACATCAATTGCTGGCAAGCGAGTATCGCGACACCATTGACTGGGATAAGGTTTACTTCTTTTTTGGCGACGAGCGCGATGTGCCGTTAACCGACCCGCAGAGTAATTACCTGATGGCCAAACAAACCTTGTTCGACCCGCTCGAGATCGACCCTTCGCACGTTTTTGCCGTGCAAACCCATTTGGGTGCGGAAGAGGCCGCTATCGATTATACCCGTAACCTTATCCATTTTTTCGATGGGCATAATGCCTGTTTCGACCTGGTGATACTTGGCCTGGGGGATAACTCTCATACGGCCTCACTTTTCCCCCATACGCCCGTTTTAACAGACGATAGCGCATCGGTGCAAGCGCTTTATATCGACGAAGTAAAAATGAACCGCATTACATTTACCGCCCCGCTCATCAACAATGCGCACCATATCGCATTTTTGGTTTATGGTGCGGGCAAGGCAGCAGCTGTAAAACATATTTTAGAAGACCCGAAAGATATACAGGAATACCCCGCACAGCTTATTAAGGGCAAAGACCTGCAATGGTTTTTAGACCAGCCTGCAGCCGCTAAGCTTGAAAAGAAATAA
- a CDS encoding GDSL-type esterase/lipase family protein: MRIARLFPILLLLSAPVFAQQKADTSQTSVKEDFRDDWANLRHYEMENKTLGKPAPGEKRVVFLGSSVFEFWKTRLPEYFAAHKNYIDRGISGQIAPQLLLRFQQDVIALKPKAVIILAGSNDIAGTTGHVTNERILNDIKSMVELCQVHKITPILCAYVPINEYPWRKGLEPAEKIISLNKAITAYAAQNKLILLDYYTPLVDDKKGTRPDLTLDGVHPNAAGYRIMAKVTDEAIAKALKQK, encoded by the coding sequence ATGAGAATTGCCCGCCTGTTTCCCATCCTGTTATTATTATCAGCACCCGTATTTGCCCAGCAAAAAGCCGATACTTCTCAGACATCTGTAAAAGAAGATTTCAGAGACGACTGGGCCAACCTGCGCCATTACGAAATGGAAAATAAAACCCTGGGCAAGCCCGCGCCGGGCGAAAAGCGCGTTGTTTTTTTGGGTAGTTCGGTTTTCGAATTCTGGAAAACACGATTGCCGGAATATTTTGCCGCGCACAAAAACTATATAGACAGGGGCATTAGCGGGCAGATAGCGCCGCAGCTATTATTGCGTTTTCAGCAGGATGTTATTGCCCTTAAGCCGAAAGCTGTAATTATATTGGCAGGGAGCAATGATATTGCAGGAACTACCGGGCATGTAACCAACGAGCGTATCCTGAATGATATCAAATCAATGGTTGAGTTATGCCAGGTTCATAAAATTACGCCGATATTATGCGCTTATGTACCTATTAACGAGTATCCCTGGCGTAAAGGCTTAGAGCCGGCCGAAAAGATCATCAGCCTGAATAAGGCGATAACCGCCTATGCCGCGCAAAATAAGCTGATACTGCTTGACTACTACACCCCGCTGGTGGATGATAAAAAAGGCACCCGGCCCGATCTTACCCTTGATGGCGTACACCCCAACGCCGCGGGATATAGGATAATGGCCAAAGTTACCGACGAGGCTATCGCCAAAGCGCTTAAACAAAAATAG
- the zwf gene encoding glucose-6-phosphate dehydrogenase — translation MSSNSTKSEPTIFIIFGGTGDLNSRKIAPALYNLFLDGWMPNQFSIIGTGRTKLDDEQFRENLHNDINQFSRSGKVEAKKWEEFSKNIHYQVSDANDFETYKEFGKRIDAHNAEWKTTANVIFYLAVAPNFFPIIAANISKAKLAEDKQRVRIIIEKPFGHDLETAKELNELLKGIFDECQIYRIDHYLGKETVQNIMAFRFANSIMEPLWNRNYIEHVQISVTEQLGVEDRGDYYDGSGAMRDMIQNHLLQLLCHVAMEPPVSFNADEVRDRKVDVLRAMRRFSPEDVRNSAVRGQYGSGWMKGEEVPGYREEQKVKPESNTETFAAIKFFIDNWRWQGVPFYLRTGKRMHQSSSVITIQFKDVPHLIFPTEAAESWQQNRLIISIQPEMSIRLQVQAKRPGIDMVLNAVDMVFDYKGTYTNQAPEAYETLILDTMLGDQTLFMRGDQVEAAWELVMPILSTWQNKKSLNFPNYSADSWGPESAEALIARDGFNWFTLPVNGKK, via the coding sequence ATGAGTAGTAATAGCACAAAATCAGAACCAACCATATTCATCATATTCGGTGGTACGGGCGATCTAAACTCCCGTAAAATTGCACCGGCACTTTACAATCTTTTTTTAGATGGTTGGATGCCTAACCAGTTCTCTATCATTGGCACCGGCCGCACCAAGCTCGACGATGAACAGTTCAGGGAAAACCTGCATAACGATATCAACCAGTTTTCGCGCAGCGGCAAGGTTGAGGCGAAAAAATGGGAAGAATTTTCAAAAAACATTCATTACCAGGTATCAGATGCTAACGACTTTGAAACGTATAAAGAGTTTGGTAAGCGCATAGATGCACATAACGCCGAGTGGAAAACCACGGCTAACGTAATATTTTACCTGGCGGTAGCGCCCAATTTCTTCCCGATAATAGCCGCAAACATATCTAAGGCTAAGCTGGCCGAGGATAAGCAGCGCGTACGGATAATTATTGAAAAACCTTTCGGCCACGATCTGGAAACAGCAAAAGAGCTGAACGAATTGCTGAAAGGTATTTTCGACGAGTGCCAGATCTATCGTATAGATCACTATCTGGGGAAAGAAACCGTACAGAATATTATGGCCTTCCGCTTTGCAAACTCCATTATGGAGCCGCTGTGGAACCGTAATTATATCGAGCACGTGCAGATATCAGTTACCGAGCAGTTGGGTGTTGAAGACCGCGGCGATTACTACGATGGATCGGGCGCTATGCGCGATATGATCCAAAACCATTTACTGCAGCTGCTTTGCCACGTAGCCATGGAGCCGCCGGTTAGCTTTAATGCCGATGAAGTTCGCGACCGTAAGGTTGATGTGTTAAGGGCCATGCGCAGGTTTAGTCCCGAAGATGTGCGTAATTCGGCGGTTAGGGGCCAATATGGCAGTGGCTGGATGAAGGGAGAAGAAGTGCCCGGCTACCGCGAAGAACAAAAGGTTAAACCGGAATCAAACACGGAAACCTTTGCGGCCATTAAATTTTTTATTGACAACTGGCGCTGGCAGGGTGTGCCGTTTTACCTGCGTACAGGGAAACGCATGCACCAATCGTCGTCGGTAATTACCATACAGTTTAAGGATGTGCCGCATTTGATATTCCCTACCGAAGCGGCCGAGAGCTGGCAGCAAAACAGGTTAATCATTAGCATACAGCCCGAAATGAGCATAAGGCTGCAGGTACAGGCAAAGCGCCCGGGCATTGATATGGTGTTAAATGCCGTTGATATGGTGTTCGATTATAAAGGCACCTATACCAACCAGGCCCCCGAAGCTTATGAAACGCTGATACTGGATACCATGTTGGGCGACCAAACCCTGTTTATGCGCGGCGACCAGGTAGAGGCGGCATGGGAGCTGGTAATGCCGATACTAAGCACGTGGCAAAATAAAAAGAGCCTTAACTTCCCTAATTATTCTGCCGACTCATGGGGACCGGAATCCGCTGAGGCATTGATAGCCCGCGACGGGTTTAACTGGTTCACGCTGCCGGTTAACGGCAAAAAATGA
- the gndA gene encoding NADP-dependent phosphogluconate dehydrogenase, translating into MSNTTNKYAFGMIGLGVMGRSLLLNMADHGFAVAGHDKDAGKVDSLNTEGGDLEVKGFLDVKEFIQSLTTPRAIMMLVPAGKPVDSVIVELSPLLDKGDILIDGGNSHFTDTNRRVEELEAKGLHFFGMGVSGGEEGARRGPSMMPGGDKDAYNVMKPIFEAIAAKVDGVPCVTYIGPGASGHFVKMVHNGIEYGIMQLLAETYEIMKNGLKMDNQAIQKVFADWNAGRLQSFLMEITAEIFTFKEKGSDHLLLDDIKDEARAKGTGKWTSQVAMDLQAPSPVIDTAVAMRDLSKYKEMRVKASELYSKDAPALEGDQAELLKALEQAFYFNMIVTYAQGMFLLTNASIEYKYDLKLDEIAKIWRGGCIIRSLFLNDIYNAYQNDKGLAHLLLDSSVQKLVTEALPGARKIVSAVTAAGIAAPAYAAALSYFDAFRSKRMPSNLTQAQRDFFGAHTYELIGKEGVFHTQWVINKMAEEN; encoded by the coding sequence ATGAGCAATACAACAAATAAATATGCTTTTGGCATGATAGGTTTAGGCGTAATGGGCCGCAGCCTTTTGCTAAACATGGCCGACCATGGCTTTGCCGTAGCGGGCCATGATAAAGACGCAGGCAAGGTAGATTCGCTGAACACCGAAGGTGGCGACCTTGAAGTTAAAGGCTTTTTAGACGTAAAGGAATTTATACAAAGCCTTACCACACCGCGCGCCATTATGATGCTGGTACCTGCCGGCAAACCTGTAGATAGTGTAATTGTAGAGCTTTCCCCGCTTTTAGATAAGGGCGATATTTTAATTGACGGTGGCAATTCGCACTTTACCGATACCAACCGCCGTGTTGAAGAACTGGAGGCCAAAGGCCTGCACTTTTTTGGGATGGGCGTATCGGGTGGCGAAGAAGGCGCACGCCGCGGCCCAAGCATGATGCCGGGCGGCGATAAGGATGCCTATAACGTAATGAAACCGATATTTGAAGCCATCGCGGCAAAAGTAGACGGCGTACCTTGCGTAACCTATATTGGCCCTGGCGCATCCGGCCATTTTGTAAAAATGGTGCACAACGGTATAGAGTATGGTATTATGCAACTACTTGCCGAAACCTACGAGATCATGAAGAACGGGTTGAAAATGGATAACCAGGCCATACAAAAGGTATTTGCCGATTGGAACGCGGGTCGTTTACAGTCCTTCCTGATGGAGATAACCGCCGAGATATTCACCTTTAAAGAAAAAGGCAGCGACCACTTGCTGTTGGATGATATTAAGGACGAGGCCCGCGCAAAAGGCACCGGTAAATGGACATCACAGGTGGCTATGGACCTACAGGCGCCATCGCCGGTTATCGATACGGCTGTTGCCATGCGCGACCTTTCAAAATATAAAGAGATGCGCGTAAAAGCATCTGAACTATACAGCAAAGATGCCCCCGCGCTTGAAGGCGACCAGGCCGAATTGCTTAAAGCGTTAGAGCAGGCGTTTTATTTTAACATGATAGTAACCTACGCGCAGGGTATGTTCCTGCTTACCAATGCTTCGATCGAATACAAATATGATCTGAAATTAGACGAGATAGCCAAGATATGGCGGGGTGGCTGTATCATCAGGTCGTTGTTTTTAAATGATATTTATAATGCTTATCAGAACGATAAGGGGCTTGCCCACCTCCTGCTTGACAGCAGCGTGCAAAAATTAGTAACCGAAGCCTTACCGGGCGCCCGCAAAATTGTATCGGCAGTAACTGCCGCGGGTATAGCAGCCCCGGCCTATGCCGCGGCATTAAGCTACTTTGATGCTTTCAGAAGCAAACGCATGCCATCAAACCTTACCCAGGCCCAGCGCGACTTTTTTGGCGCGCATACCTATGAATTAATTGGTAAAGAGGGCGTGTTCCATACGCAGTGGGTAATTAACAAAATGGCCGAAGAGAATTAA